In Nitrospira sp., a single genomic region encodes these proteins:
- a CDS encoding type II toxin-antitoxin system Phd/YefM family antitoxin, whose product MKVVGIKQLKAKLSEYVRLVKGGETVLVTERDEVVAELHPARRQTPAAGPLEDVLEALAASGELSRAAQAKGDWAWHSRGLGLTTGTAQALLDDLRQDRR is encoded by the coding sequence ATGAAGGTCGTTGGGATCAAACAGCTCAAGGCGAAGCTCTCCGAGTACGTCCGCCTGGTCAAGGGTGGGGAAACGGTGTTGGTGACGGAGCGAGACGAGGTCGTGGCAGAACTCCATCCTGCACGACGGCAGACACCTGCTGCCGGACCCCTGGAGGACGTGTTGGAGGCGCTGGCCGCCTCCGGTGAACTCAGCAGGGCAGCGCAAGCGAAAGGCGACTGGGCGTGGCACAGCCGAGGCCTCGGGCTGACCACGGGTACGGCACAGGCGTTGCTGGATGATCT
- a CDS encoding HigA family addiction module antitoxin has protein sequence MARTRLLDPIHPGEILLEEFMKPLGVSINRLAREIAVPPGRISAIVNGKRAITADTALRLSKYFGVSSDLWLGLQTEFDLRIAKRTVGPEIDKRVHRHVA, from the coding sequence ATGGCGCGCACAAGATTGCTCGATCCTATTCATCCTGGTGAGATTCTGCTGGAAGAATTCATGAAACCCCTGGGGGTTAGTATCAATCGGCTCGCTCGTGAGATCGCTGTCCCGCCAGGCCGCATCAGCGCGATCGTCAATGGAAAACGCGCCATTACTGCCGACACGGCGCTTCGGTTGTCCAAGTATTTTGGCGTTTCTTCCGATCTTTGGCTTGGACTCCAGACCGAGTTTGATCTCAGAATCGCGAAACGGACGGTTGGACCTGAGATCGACAAGCGAGTCCACCGCCATGTGGCTTGA
- a CDS encoding HAD family hydrolase, translated as MKASRALLTLILATLTIALASVVAKAADDPLPSWNDGQVKKTITEFVARVTKDGGPDFIPPAERIAVFDNDGTLWAEQPIYFQLQFALDRVKALAPKHPEWKQKQPFKALLEGDRKAFAAGGEKAILDVMAVSHAGMTTDEFEATVKDWLATAKHSRFKRPYTEVVYQPMIELLSYLRGNGFKTFIASGGGVEFMRAWVERVYGIAPEQVVGSTGKQKFEMRNGKPVLLKLPAVDFIDDKEGKPVGIQKFIGRRPVFAFGNSDGDHQMLQWTAAGSSARFMGLVHHTNAEREWAYDRASHVGKLDKALDEANAKGWTVVDMKKDWKRIFPFDQ; from the coding sequence ATGAAAGCATCGAGAGCGCTCCTGACTCTGATCCTGGCGACTCTTACGATTGCGCTGGCGAGCGTGGTGGCGAAGGCAGCGGACGATCCTCTCCCCTCCTGGAACGACGGTCAGGTCAAAAAGACGATCACGGAATTTGTGGCTCGCGTGACGAAGGACGGCGGCCCTGATTTCATCCCTCCAGCGGAACGTATCGCGGTCTTCGATAACGATGGCACGCTCTGGGCCGAGCAGCCGATCTATTTTCAGTTGCAATTCGCGCTCGACCGCGTCAAGGCCCTGGCGCCGAAACATCCGGAGTGGAAACAAAAGCAGCCCTTCAAGGCCTTGCTCGAAGGCGACAGGAAGGCCTTCGCCGCGGGAGGGGAGAAGGCGATCTTAGACGTGATGGCCGTGTCCCATGCAGGGATGACGACGGACGAATTCGAAGCGACCGTCAAGGACTGGCTTGCCACAGCGAAGCATTCGCGATTCAAGCGGCCCTACACAGAGGTTGTGTACCAGCCGATGATCGAGCTGCTGAGCTACCTGCGAGGGAACGGATTCAAGACCTTCATCGCGTCCGGCGGCGGCGTGGAATTCATGCGTGCCTGGGTTGAAAGGGTGTATGGTATCGCCCCTGAGCAGGTCGTGGGCAGTACAGGAAAGCAGAAGTTCGAGATGCGCAACGGCAAGCCGGTGCTGTTGAAGCTGCCTGCCGTGGATTTTATCGACGACAAGGAGGGGAAGCCGGTCGGCATTCAGAAATTCATCGGCCGGCGACCGGTGTTCGCGTTCGGCAATTCAGACGGGGATCATCAGATGTTGCAGTGGACGGCCGCCGGGTCCAGCGCCCGATTCATGGGACTGGTCCATCATACGAATGCGGAGCGCGAGTGGGCCTATGACCGCGCGTCCCATGTCGGCAAACTGGACAAGGCCCTGGACGAGGCGAATGCGAAGGGCTGGACGGTCGTGGATATGAAAAAGGATTGGAAGCGCATCTTCCCGTTCGACCAGTGA
- a CDS encoding arylsulfatase, whose product MSTSDTLRGLLRVGYGVVLAWSLALVGVAAAETKPNILVIFGDDVGISNISAYSGGLMGYETPNIDRIAREGIRLLHYYGEQSCTAGRAAFLTGQHGIRTGLTKVGFPGAPMGMSQLDPSIGEIMKHLGYATGQFGKNHVGDRNETLPTVNGFDEFFGNLYHLNAEEEPELLDYPKDPAFRAKWGPRGVLKLKASDKDDSTVDPRFGKVGKQTIEDTGPLTKKRMETIDDETSAAAIDYMKRQHAAGKPFFVWFNSTRMHLRTHVRAEHRGRYQHGDSEYIDGMIEHDETIGSLLKALDSMGIAKDTIVVYTSDNGPHMNTWPDGAMTHFRSEKNTNWEGAFRVPCLVRWPAVIKPGTVTNELMSHNDWMPTLASIAGEPGLINKLLDGYTANGMTYKVHLDGHDQSVFLRNVSGTVANNNGVKSARDKFFYTNDDGLLVAMRVGDYKLGFAEQRMPGTMAVWGEPFTTLRLTKIYNLMQDPFERADITSNTYWDWIMNHVPQVYQGMEAVPKFVASFKEFPPRSYPPSFNPANIMEETLREIKAKQKLEKAFPMLRQEGEKGVEKE is encoded by the coding sequence GTGAGTACGTCTGACACGTTACGCGGGTTGTTGCGGGTAGGGTACGGCGTCGTCTTGGCCTGGTCGCTCGCTCTCGTCGGCGTCGCCGCAGCGGAGACGAAACCGAACATCCTCGTCATCTTCGGCGACGACGTCGGAATCAGCAACATCAGCGCCTACAGCGGTGGGCTGATGGGCTACGAAACGCCTAACATCGACCGCATCGCCAGAGAGGGCATCCGGCTCCTTCATTACTACGGCGAGCAGTCGTGCACTGCCGGCCGCGCGGCCTTCCTCACGGGTCAGCACGGTATCCGCACGGGCCTCACCAAGGTGGGCTTTCCAGGCGCGCCGATGGGGATGAGTCAGCTCGATCCCTCCATCGGCGAGATCATGAAGCATCTGGGCTACGCCACCGGCCAGTTCGGCAAGAATCACGTCGGCGACCGCAACGAGACCCTGCCGACGGTCAACGGATTTGACGAGTTCTTCGGCAATCTCTACCACCTCAACGCGGAAGAGGAGCCGGAACTTCTCGATTATCCGAAAGACCCTGCCTTCAGAGCCAAGTGGGGGCCTCGCGGAGTGCTGAAGCTCAAGGCTTCCGACAAAGATGACTCGACCGTCGATCCCCGCTTCGGAAAGGTCGGTAAGCAGACCATCGAAGATACCGGCCCGTTGACCAAGAAACGGATGGAGACGATCGACGACGAAACATCGGCCGCAGCCATCGACTACATGAAGCGGCAGCACGCCGCAGGCAAACCGTTCTTCGTGTGGTTCAACTCAACGCGCATGCATCTGCGCACGCATGTCCGCGCCGAACATCGAGGCCGGTACCAGCACGGTGATAGCGAGTACATCGACGGGATGATCGAGCACGACGAGACAATCGGCTCGCTGCTCAAGGCGTTGGACAGCATGGGCATCGCGAAGGATACGATCGTCGTCTACACCAGCGACAACGGCCCCCACATGAACACGTGGCCGGACGGAGCGATGACGCACTTTCGTTCTGAGAAAAACACCAATTGGGAAGGCGCTTTTCGGGTGCCCTGCCTGGTTCGTTGGCCGGCCGTGATCAAGCCGGGCACGGTGACCAACGAGCTCATGAGCCACAACGACTGGATGCCGACACTCGCCTCGATCGCAGGGGAGCCCGGTCTGATCAATAAGCTTTTGGACGGTTACACCGCCAACGGGATGACCTACAAGGTGCACCTCGACGGGCACGACCAGTCCGTGTTCCTTCGCAATGTAAGCGGTACGGTGGCGAACAATAACGGCGTGAAGAGTGCCAGAGATAAGTTCTTCTACACGAATGATGACGGCCTACTCGTAGCCATGCGCGTCGGTGACTACAAGCTGGGCTTTGCCGAGCAGCGCATGCCAGGCACGATGGCGGTCTGGGGTGAACCGTTCACCACGCTGCGCCTGACGAAGATCTATAACCTCATGCAGGATCCCTTCGAACGGGCGGACATCACCTCCAACACCTACTGGGACTGGATCATGAACCACGTCCCCCAGGTCTACCAGGGGATGGAAGCAGTACCGAAGTTCGTTGCATCGTTTAAGGAGTTCCCACCACGTTCCTACCCGCCGAGCTTCAACCCGGCGAACATCATGGAAGAGACGCTGCGTGAGATCAAAGCCAAGCAGAAACTTGAGAAAGCGTTCCCCATGCTCCGGCAGGAGGGCGAGAAGGGCGTGGAGAAGGAGTAG
- a CDS encoding outer membrane beta-barrel protein has protein sequence MGVICPLPFTFAGELVRDEPIRKGRWEVLLSPQYTLAKNLGFDGGTTAKVNDTWGFGLQIGYNFTEHLNLAGYFSWTQPDYQAVVQPAPGNSGPARNISGSLQMNTFGAVLTYNLLARPLTPYVEGSLAGTYINTDIADGPPVSGCYWDPWFGYICGTAQPTKSGTFMTYGLGGGLRWDINRYLLIRGGVRQQWIDISNTGIPGFTTFKLDIGFKF, from the coding sequence ATGGGCGTGATCTGCCCGCTTCCTTTCACGTTTGCCGGCGAGCTTGTGCGAGACGAGCCGATCCGTAAAGGACGGTGGGAGGTCCTCCTCTCCCCACAATACACATTGGCCAAGAATCTGGGGTTCGACGGAGGCACTACCGCGAAGGTCAACGATACGTGGGGATTTGGATTGCAGATCGGCTATAACTTCACCGAACACCTCAACCTGGCCGGCTACTTTTCCTGGACCCAGCCGGACTATCAGGCGGTCGTGCAACCGGCTCCCGGGAATTCCGGCCCCGCTCGTAACATCAGCGGCAGCCTGCAGATGAACACTTTCGGCGCCGTCCTTACCTACAACCTGCTCGCCCGTCCCCTGACTCCCTACGTCGAAGGGAGTCTGGCCGGCACATACATCAACACGGATATCGCCGATGGTCCGCCGGTCTCCGGATGCTACTGGGATCCGTGGTTCGGCTATATTTGCGGCACCGCGCAACCTACAAAATCCGGTACCTTTATGACCTATGGTCTGGGGGGTGGGTTGCGTTGGGACATCAATAGGTATCTCTTGATCCGCGGTGGGGTGAGGCAACAGTGGATCGATATATCCAATACAGGAATTCCAGGCTTTACGACGTTCAAGCTCGACATTGGGTTTAAGTTCTAA
- a CDS encoding type II toxin-antitoxin system VapC family toxin — MIVVDASVVIEVLLNTSPGIHIAERLFDPGETLHAPHLLDIEVAQVLRRYERARELDASRGLHALEDLVDFPVTRYPHDLFLLRIWELRHNVTAYDAAYIALAEALGAPLLTRDAALASAPGHHAQIVII; from the coding sequence TTGATCGTCGTCGATGCTTCGGTCGTGATCGAGGTATTGTTGAATACCTCTCCTGGAATCCACATTGCCGAACGATTATTCGATCCCGGCGAAACCCTTCACGCACCCCATCTGCTCGATATCGAGGTCGCGCAGGTCCTTCGCCGGTATGAGCGGGCCCGGGAGCTTGACGCCTCCCGTGGACTTCATGCACTGGAAGATCTTGTCGATTTTCCAGTGACTCGATATCCACATGACCTCTTTTTACTCAGGATATGGGAATTGCGTCACAACGTCACCGCCTATGATGCCGCCTATATTGCACTTGCTGAGGCACTTGGAGCACCGCTGTTGACCCGTGATGCGGCGCTGGCCTCGGCTCCTGGACACCATGCGCAAATTGTAATTATTTAA
- a CDS encoding ribbon-helix-helix domain-containing protein, with translation MRTTMTLDDDVAAKLKAEARRSGRSFRETVNEMLRRGLSIRHSRFSKEPFRVVTRDLGTLLPGLTIDNVADVLEQVEGPLYR, from the coding sequence ATGCGTACGACCATGACGCTCGATGACGATGTCGCCGCCAAGCTCAAGGCCGAGGCTCGTCGTTCCGGTCGCTCCTTCCGAGAGACTGTGAATGAGATGCTACGGCGCGGCCTTTCGATAAGGCACAGCCGGTTCTCCAAGGAGCCGTTCAGGGTGGTGACCCGCGACCTGGGAACGCTCTTGCCCGGACTCACCATAGACAATGTCGCCGATGTGCTGGAGCAGGTGGAAGGCCCACTCTATCGATGA
- a CDS encoding type II toxin-antitoxin system RelE/ParE family toxin, with the protein MICSFRSQETEALFADVEVPRFRSIERIARRKLLYLHRARSLQDLQVPPGNRLEALKGDRKGQHSIRINDKWRLCFIWRQGDAHEVEIVDYH; encoded by the coding sequence ATGATCTGCTCCTTTCGATCTCAGGAGACCGAAGCCCTGTTCGCCGACGTGGAAGTCCCTCGGTTTCGGAGTATTGAGCGAATTGCGCGTAGGAAGCTGCTGTACCTGCATCGCGCGCGGTCGCTGCAGGACCTGCAGGTTCCTCCGGGAAACCGTCTTGAGGCGCTGAAAGGAGACCGCAAGGGGCAACACAGTATCCGCATCAATGACAAGTGGCGACTTTGCTTTATCTGGAGGCAAGGGGATGCCCACGAGGTCGAGATTGTCGATTACCATTGA
- a CDS encoding type II toxin-antitoxin system VapC family toxin: MIPVDANLRLHAYQPRSDQYEASKAWLESTLSGAELVRFAWLTLWAFLRISTNPRAFERPLTTSEAEAAVAAWLSQPQAGILEPGDRHWDILQGLMRKGQTVGPLIMDAVLASIAIEHGATLHTTDRDFSRFPGLKWMNPLTPR, translated from the coding sequence ATGATCCCCGTTGATGCCAACCTTCGCCTCCATGCCTACCAGCCACGGTCCGACCAGTATGAAGCGAGCAAAGCCTGGCTGGAGAGCACTCTCTCGGGGGCCGAGCTTGTGCGATTTGCTTGGCTCACGCTCTGGGCTTTCCTCAGAATTTCGACGAACCCTCGCGCCTTCGAACGTCCTCTCACCACCTCCGAGGCGGAAGCCGCGGTGGCTGCTTGGCTCTCTCAACCACAGGCAGGAATTCTGGAACCAGGTGACCGTCACTGGGACATTCTCCAAGGACTGATGCGCAAGGGGCAAACTGTCGGGCCGCTCATCATGGATGCTGTGCTCGCATCAATCGCCATCGAGCACGGCGCGACCCTCCACACGACCGATCGCGATTTCTCGCGATTTCCAGGTCTTAAATGGATGAACCCACTGACTCCGAGATAA
- a CDS encoding BON domain-containing protein — MKCDVQWLCSFGLVVAVVSLPGCGGGKYKAMLEAAQSELSPRTIAHDDAHKLHIHEALVAEQGLSGLTLSIFVFMERGYLVGHVDSPEQAAAVLKTARHVQGLRSVEGYLPVTAPSAEGNTVSDKASDVSLKAQVVSAIALEPGVVKSRVHVEVLDGRVVLLGVVSGEPERRHAEKAAAGVDGVKAVTNWLLLPEEQYMSIRKKMR; from the coding sequence ATGAAATGTGACGTGCAGTGGCTCTGCTCGTTCGGCCTGGTCGTGGCTGTTGTCTCCCTGCCTGGCTGCGGCGGCGGCAAGTACAAGGCCATGCTCGAAGCGGCGCAGAGCGAGCTGAGTCCTAGGACGATCGCGCATGACGATGCGCATAAGCTCCACATCCATGAGGCGCTGGTGGCGGAGCAGGGACTGTCCGGCCTGACTTTGTCGATCTTTGTCTTCATGGAGCGAGGCTATCTGGTCGGTCATGTGGACAGTCCGGAGCAAGCTGCAGCGGTATTGAAGACGGCCCGGCATGTTCAAGGTCTGCGATCTGTGGAGGGCTACTTGCCGGTGACGGCGCCGAGCGCCGAGGGCAACACCGTGTCGGACAAGGCCTCGGATGTCTCGCTGAAGGCCCAGGTCGTGTCGGCCATCGCGCTGGAACCGGGCGTCGTGAAGAGTCGGGTGCATGTCGAGGTCTTGGACGGGCGGGTCGTCCTCCTAGGAGTCGTCTCGGGAGAGCCGGAACGCCGTCATGCCGAAAAGGCCGCAGCGGGGGTCGATGGGGTCAAGGCCGTGACGAACTGGTTGCTGCTTCCCGAGGAACAGTACATGTCGATCCGGAAGAAAATGCGGTAG
- the tnpA gene encoding IS200/IS605 family transposase, which produces MKLHTAAHTVYKTQYHIVWVTRYRRKILVEGVAAYLRMKLREVQKYYPDWHFTEIGIDKDHMHVHMVIPPRYSVSFAVETIKKNTSRRLREKFRFLDKVYWDRGGIWSTGYFVSTVGITEEIIRRYVARQGKEDAGQAQLEF; this is translated from the coding sequence GTGAAACTGCACACAGCGGCGCACACGGTCTACAAAACGCAGTACCACATTGTGTGGGTGACCAGATACCGCCGCAAGATCCTTGTCGAGGGCGTGGCGGCGTATTTGCGGATGAAGCTACGGGAAGTCCAGAAGTATTATCCTGACTGGCACTTCACGGAGATAGGAATCGACAAGGATCATATGCATGTGCACATGGTGATCCCACCGAGGTACAGCGTGAGTTTTGCCGTGGAGACGATCAAGAAGAACACAAGCCGGAGGCTGCGAGAGAAATTTCGGTTTTTGGATAAGGTGTATTGGGATCGCGGCGGCATCTGGTCAACCGGGTACTTTGTGTCCACGGTCGGGATTACAGAAGAGATTATCAGGCGGTATGTCGCCCGCCAAGGGAAGGAAGACGCGGGACAAGCGCAGCTTGAATTCTGA